Proteins encoded in a region of the Neodiprion lecontei isolate iyNeoLeco1 chromosome 5, iyNeoLeco1.1, whole genome shotgun sequence genome:
- the LOC107217894 gene encoding zinc finger protein 62-like, whose product MHSNAKKIAADSKLTISKYPNSIAESNKSTYEKTNGTAKIAKTMVEKGIPTEVSIAPTCKTCCKTFASKRKLTVHINYVHSSLRPFVCEICSLAFKMKNALKKHMQIIHEGSYKLIPCQVCGYKAKDKSRLKDHYVRRHTSIYATSCYICGMQLKFKRDLTTHINQIHCGPVVCEKCGDVLPNYRSLCNHKKTHHVGNSRRNRNFKCGICSKGFASQKSVDAHRLKQHNNGESCYCDHCSKSFTGKYSLTHHIHNVHREDRPYMCPVCSKTFKMHSLLQLHLFTHTNVKPYRCDICGSTYTQRGSMMLHRRKHPGELPPVPPIKLDFLLKSIQPKIKELAKIQGSMNDSSSIGQYNPLDPLGPSFLTVRLGEDYFLIPKSLSVFMMKEPNSGDDAGSNGDIKNEETHVKMDEDDLDDTPLVCRKKPNEEKVQQKRLKLKKSFSCEICYTSFDSKSKLTSHMFKHSNSRPHKCTVCFKGFKTSAYLARHMEIHDESSKLHSCNLCEFKARTKPYLKIHYIRKHTEDYNFNCEQCGKMFKVQSDYTTHMKDHDTESCCVCDICGTSYPSKSSLYFHKHYKHKTRVKEFECTTCRKRFKTQKNLENHSELHKMKYVCEQCGMEFKFKYGLTKHLRTHSGEKSYLCAICGKTFGCLSSQKIHLLTHVGERPYVCDLCGQSFTQRSPMMLHRKKHPGSHPPPPPIKITNLLHGVQDKIIVNKSTK is encoded by the exons ATGCACagtaatgcaaaaaaaattgctgcAGATAGTAAACTGACAATTTCAAAATACCCAAACAGCATAGCAGAGAGCAACAAATCAACATACGAAAAGACCAACGGCACTGCAAAAATAGCAAAGACCATGGTGGAAAAAGGGATACCAACTGAAGTTTCGATCGCTCCTACTTGCAAAACCTGTTGCAAAACATTCGCTAGTAAACGTAAGCTCACTGTGCATATTAATTATGTACATTCATCATTGCGTCCCTTTGTCTGCGAAATTTGTTCCTTGGcattcaaaatgaaaaacgcACTTAAGAAGCATATGCAAATAATACACGAGGGATCCTACAAATTAATCCCATGCCAAGTCTGTGGATACAAAGCCAAAGATAAGTCGCGTCTCAAAGATCATTACGTAAGACGCCACACATCAATCTATGCGACTTCCTGTTATATTTGTGGTATGCAGTTGAAATTCAAGAGAGACCTGACTACTCACATTAATCAGATTCACTGTGGTCCTGTGGTGTGCGAAAAGTGTGGTGACGTTCTTCCAAATTACAGATCGCTATGCAATCATAAAAAAACACATCATGTAGGTAACTCCAggagaaatagaaattttaaatgtGGAATTTGCTCCAAGGGTTTTGCCTCCCAGAAATCAGTTGATGCTCATAGGCTCAAACAGCATAACAATGGCGAGAGCTGTTACTGTGACCATTGCAGTAAATCATTTACAGGAAAATATTCACTGACCCATCATATTCACAATGTACACAGGGAAGACAGACCGTATATGTGCCCTGTATGCAGTAAGACATTTAAAATGCACAGTCTGCTACAGCTTCACCTTTTTACACATACCAATGTGAAGCCTTACCGGTGTGATATTTGTGGCTCGACATATACTCAACGCGGCTCCATGATGCTGCACAGGCGCAAGCATCCTGGTGAACTGCCTCCCGTCCCGCCGATAAAGCTTGATTTTCTATTAAAAAGTATCCAACCTAAGATTAAGGAACTCGCAAAGATTCAGGGCAGCATGAATGATAGCAGCAGCATTGGCCA gTACAATCCACTTGACCCTCTCGGCCCATCTTTTTTGACAGTGCGGCTAGGTGAAGActattttctaattccaaAGTCTCTAAGCGTGTTTATGATGAAAGAGCCAAATTCGGGAGATGACGCAGGGTCGAATGGTGATATTAAAAACGAAGAGACACATGTCAAAATGGACGAAGACGACTTAGATGATACACCTCTGGTTTGCAGGAAAAAACCCAACGAAGAGAAGGTCCAACAGAAAcggttgaaattgaaaaaatccttcaGCTGTGAAATTTGCTACACATCATTCGACAGTAAAAGTAAATTAACCAGCCACATGTTTAAGCATAGTAATTCTCGGCCACACAAATGCACTGTATGCTTCAAAGGATTTAAGACTAGCGCTTACCTAGCCCGCCATATGGAGATACATGACGAGTCATCTAAGTTGCACTCCTGTAATTTGTGCGAATTTAAGGCTCGCACAAAACCCTATCTGAAGATTCATTATATCAGAAAGCATACGGAGGATTATAACTTTAACTGTGAACAGTGCGGAAAGATGTTCAAAGTACAGTCCGACTACACGACACACATGAAGGACCATGATACTGAATCTTGTTGTGTATGTGACATATGCGGAACATCTTATCCTAGCAAAAGTTCATTATACTTTCATAAGCATTACAAGCACAAGACTAGAGTCAAAGAGTTTGAGTGTACGACATGTCGAAAACGTTTTAAGACTCAGAAGAATTTGGAAAACCACTCAGAACTCCATAAAATGAAATACGTATGTGAGCAGTGTGGAAtggaatttaaatttaaatacggCTTGACAAAACATCTCAGAACTCATTCCGGAGAAAAGTCGTATTTGTGTGCCATTTGCGGTAAAACGTTTGGCTGTTTGAGCTCGCAAAAGATCCATCTCCTCACTCACGTTGGAGAACGACCTTATGTATGTGACTTGTGTGGTCAGAGTTTTACGCAACGGTCCCCAATGATGCTGCACCGAAAAAAGCATCCTGGATCACATCCACCTCCTCCACCTATTAAAATAACGAACTTGTTGCACGGAGTCCAAGATAAGATCATTGTCAACAAGAgtaccaaataa